AGCGCCTCGTCGTTGAACACGACAACGCGCTCCCCGGTCTGGGTGTGCTCGATCTCGTCAACCAGATCGAGACCCGCCGCCGCACGACGTCCGACCACGTATCCCTCGACCAGTGATCCGGAGACGAGGCTCCTCTGGGCGCGTGTGAGCCGGACGTATGAGCGTGGGTCGTCTCCGCGTTCCTCGTCCAGGAACGCCGTCATCACGGTCAGGTGGGGATCGAGAGGGATCCTCAGCAGTCTCAGGGTCTCCCGCGCGCTTCGACGCAGCTGAGGAGTGGGGGCAAGTCCCCCGGTGGTTGTCTGTCCGCGCCCTCTCGCCACCCTGCGACTCTAGGGCGGGGTCTCGCTCCTCCGGTCTTTCTTGTGCACCCAGGAGGCTGCCCCGCGCGGTCGGCTCACACGCTGAATCGTAACCGGCGACTCGGAGAACCTGCCGATGTCCGAGAAGCACCTATGTTGGTGCGCGTGAGCAGGGGGCGCACAACGATGAGAACCACGGTGCCGGCGGGCGGCCGGGCGTCGCCCCGGCACCTGGAGCGACTCGACGCCGTGGCGTACGGGCAGTGGCAGGAGACGCTGCGCTCGCTTCACGACGAGAGCGCGCTCCACCTCCATCTGCCGCCCCAGGGGCAGCCCGGCCTTCGGTGCGATGGTTCGGCGAGCCCGGTGATCGCCCTGGATCTCGATTCGACGGTGTTCCCTCTCATCGACGCGGTCGCGTCGATCCCGGGTAACGAGGACTTCTCGATGAGCGAGGTCAGCCACTGGGACTACCTGATCGGCCGCTTCGGCGGGATCGCGCCGATGATGGAGCTCCTCGAGGCGGCGATGCATCCTGACCGCAGCCTTCACGTGGCTCCGTATGCCGGATGCCGCGAGGTCCTCACCGAGATCATCGAGGCCCACAACGCGCGCCTGGTGGTCATGACCGACCGTCCTCTGCGCTGCGTCGGGCACACGCGCGAGTACCTCGACCACCACGATCTGCCCTACAGCGCGATCCTCTGTGGCCGGATGTCGGACAAGATCACGATCAGCCGCCTTCTCGGCGCCAGGACCATCATCGACGACCGCCCGTCCACGCTCGAGGCGGCCCACGCGGCGGGGATGGCCACGCTGACGCTGGCCCATCCCTACAACGCGTCGGTGCGCTCAGAGCTCGGGATCGCACCGGCGGACGACTGGAACCAGCTGGCGCCCGCTCTCGCGGCGGCCCTGGCGGCCTAGGACGCCGAGGTCTCCCCGGCCGGCGCCGGGATGAGCACGGTCCTCAGGTCCTCGGCGAGCTCCCCCATCAGGGCGTCGGAGAGCGCGAGGTCGAGCTGCCCGCCGTCGATGTCATCGACGATCAGGCTCCAGTGCGGGGTTCCCGGCTCGGGGGCACGCAGCGACACCGCGGTGGGGATCGCGGTGATCGCCCAGGCGAAGGCAGGGGCGGCCAGGGCGGGCGTCGGCTCCCAGTGGGGCAGGTCTGCCGGGACGTCCTTGCCGGCGATCGCGATCGCCCCGGCGAGCTCGGTGGCGTGGCCGGCGGCGAGTGGGACGCTGACCGCCATGTTCGGCCCGCTCGCGAGCGCGAGGTAGTGGGTCGGCAGCTCATCGGCGGACACGTCCGTGGGGAGCGCCTCCTCGATCTCGACGACGTGGAGTTCGTACCCGGTGATGTGGAAGGAGAAGGTCTGACGCATGCGGCGAGCATGGACCAGTCGGGATCGGGGCATCCCCAAACTCCTCCCGGCCCCTCGCGCACACGGATAAAGCCCGCTGGTCCGGTGCCGGTCGCCTACGGTTGAGGGCGATGGCGAGAGGTAGATCACACGGCACCACAGGGCGCCCGAGGCACTCCGGACCGGCGCTCGATCCCGGTGAGGGACTGGCGCGGCTCATGCGTGGAGCCGTGGACTGCCTGCCTGTGGGGGACCTCGAGCGAAAGCTCGCCCTCGGCCGGCCGCTGCGGGTCAAGTTCGGGGTCGACCCGACGGCGCCCGACATCCACCTCGGGCACACCGTCCCGCTGCTGAAGCTCCGCGAGTTCCAGGACCAGGGGCACACGGTGGTCCTGATCATCGGCGACTGGACCGCCCGCGTCGGTGACCCGAGCGGCCGGAGCGCGACGCGCCCGCTCATCGACCCCGAGGCCGTCGAGCACAACGCTGCCACCTACGCCGACCAGGCCTTCCGGATCCTCGATCCCGAACGCACCGAGGTCCGACGCAACGGCGAGTGGTTCGCCCAGATGGGGCTGTCCGAGGTCTTCCGGCTCGCCGGCTCGGCGACGGTGAACCAGATCCTCCACCGTAAGGACTTCGCTGAGCGCCTGAAGCGCCAGCAGCCGGTGTCGATGCTCGAGATGCTCTACCCGCTGATGCAGGCCTACGACTCAGTGCGGGTCGGATCGGATGTCGAGATCGGAGGGACCGATCAGCTGTTCAACCTGATGATGGCCCGTGACCTCCAGGGGCAGTTCGGCGCCGCGGACTCCCAATCGGTCCTGACCATGCCGTTGTTGGTCGGCGTGGACGGCGCTGCGAAGATGAGCAAGTCCCTCGGGAACCAGATCGGCGTCACCGACGCGCCCGAGGAGCAGTTCGGCCGGGTCATGCGACTCCCGGATGAGGCGATGCCGAGCTGGTTCGAGATTCTCGCCCCCGACGTCGCGATGCCACCTGACCCCTTGCACGCCAAGCGCGAGCTCGCCCGGTTGATCGTCGCTCGCAGCCACGGTCAGCCGGCGGCGACCGAGGCCCAGTCGAAGTTCGACCACACGGTCAGCCGGGGGGAGGTCCCCGAGGACGCTCCCTCACTCGTCATGGCAGAGCGCAGAGGTGAGGTGCACCTGCCCGCCCTGATCACCGAGCACCTCGGTGTCGCCTCCCGCAACGAGGCGCGCCGCCTGATCGGATCCGGCGCGGTAAGCGTCGACGGCCGCAGGCTCACCGACCTCGACGTCCCGGCGGCGGACCTGATCGGCGGAACGCTCCGGGTCGGGCGCCGGCGCTACCTGCGCATCGCCTGATGCCTCGAGGCGAAAACCAGGCCCCGCGGGTCGGCCGGGCCGAGACTTCTGCCCGAATGCCCGCCACGCCCTCCGTCTCCCCGCAGCCGGTCCACGCCCGCGCCCTCTCCGAGCTACTCGATTCCGAGCGACGCCGGCGCGCCGGGGGTCTCGCCTCCGGGGCGACCTCGCTGGAGCGGATGCTCGAAGCCCGCCGGCGGGAGGACCGACGCGCGCTGCTGCGAGAGCTCGGTGACAGCTGCTGGGCGGAGACGACCGCCATCTACCTGCCGATCGCGGCGTCCTTGGGCTTCCTGCCGGCGATGATCCACCGCTTCGACGACCCGGGCACCTCCGACGCGGAGAGTCTCGAGGTCTGGGTCGATTCATACGGGCTCGTGCTCGTCTTCGACACCTGGCACAGGACCCATGTGAATCAGGCATGGCTCTGGCTGTCGGTCAGGACTGACGCGACCGGCTCCGAACGCCTTGACCGGATCGGCGCGGGCACCTTCTCCGATGGCTGTTGGAGTGGCCGTGTCCCCGCGGTCGAGGGGCTCAGCCATTACGTCCGCGAGCTCCGGGGCATCGGGCCCTCGGTCTGGTCCTGGGACTCGCCGCCGCCGGGATTCCACCTCCTCGACAGGAGTGAGCTCGTCTTCAGCGATGACTCTGACCGGCGTGAGTTGACGTCAGTTCGCGCCCGCCGGTCGCCCCTGTTGGCTGCGTAGCGAAGATCTGCCAGGCGGGGTGCCGCAGCTTCGTTCTATGGCTGGCGTGTGAACGCCTCGAGCGGGATGGACTGGGTCCGGTCCGCTCCGGAGAGGGTCAGGGCAATGTCGGCGCGGTCGACGTCCAGTTGAGCGACGTTGTTGATGATCGTGACGCTTCGCCCGCCGGCCGCCGCCGTGTCGAAGCCGTCGGGGGCGAGCACGGTGACGCGGGCCGCCCGCGATCCGTTCAACGAGCCGAGAGGGATGACACCGCCCGTGGGGATGGCCCTCGGATCCGGGCACGTGCTCCGGACCCCGTCCTCCTCGACCACGGCGAGGCACAGCCTGCCCTCGACGCCTTCGCCGGCGAAGATCGGTCCGGCGGGTGTCGTGGTGGCCAGCCGGAGGCTCTCAAGGATGAGGTTCGACACTTCGGGGTCAGTGATTCCGAGAAGGGGCGTACCTCGCAGATCCGCCGCCGGGCCCTCCAGTACGCCGTAGGAGATCCCGCTGGCGCTCGAGCTGGAATCATCGCCGCTGACGAGGACCGCCGAGACGATCACCGCGAGGGTCACAAGCGCGCCGACGGTGAGGTAGAAGAAGCTGGTTCTTGTGTCCGTCGGCATGTCAGTTCCTCGACTGAGGGTCCGCGTGTAGTACCCTCCGCGTGTCTGGCTAGGCCTACTTAGAACCCCTTCTCCGCCTTCCCAAGCGGATCTGAACGTGTGAGATGTTTCACACAGATGTGAAACGCAACGCAAGTACTGAGCGGTTAGCAGGTGCTGTACGCGCTATATGGCCACGAACCCCATGGCCAAGCCGATCTCAGCAACCCCTTCCCGAGACACCGCTCCCCGAGCGGGATCTCAGTCTGCCCGACTTCGGAGGGTTGCGACATCCCTGTTGGCAACCGGGATCTCGGTGCTTTTTGCCTGCACCGTCGCGACCGCGGCACCCGCTTCGGTGGCCGTCATCGACACCTCGAGCAGTGCCGGCGCGGGGCTCCTGCCGGGTGTCGTCCTTGCCGAGGGTCCCGCCGGGGCGGATCCGCGCTCCCACGGGTCCCTGATGAGCGTCGCGATCGCCGCTCCCTGGGGCTCGGCGCCCGGCGCCCCGGTGGTCCACTACAACTGCGCGACCCCGCAGGAGCTGATCGACGGCGCCTGCGCCCTGCGGTCGATCACTGACGCCGCCGAGCGCGGGGTCGGGGTCATCTCCCTGAGCTGGAGCTTCCCGATGGCCTCGGTTCCCGAGGCATACCGCGCCGAGTTTGCGGCTGTGGTCGCCCGGGCCCGCGCCCAGGGGACGCTGGTCTTCGCAGCGGCCTACTCGGGTGGCCCGACCTTCCCTGCGGATCTGCCGGGTGTCGTCTCGGTCGGCGCCGCCGAGGCCAACGGTTCTCCCATCGACCCGGCCGACAACGCCGCGATCCGGGTCGCGACCCAGAACGCCCCGGGGCGGGATGCCTCGGGCGTCGAGATCGTGCGCCTCGGTTCGTCGTTCGCGACGGCCGAGGTCGCCGGGCAGGCGGCCCGGATCATCAGCGAGGAGCCGGGCGCGGGTCTCGACCGCGTGCTCGCCCGGATCGACCGCACGCTCGGCCGTTCGGCCCCCGGCGCCGCCGGTCCGGTCGCAGCCGCCCACTCGGGGTCGCAGTCGCGCCCGGGCCGCGCCACCGCGCCGGGTCCGAGCGTCGCGAGCCTGCGCCGTCAGCTGCAGAAGTCGATCACGACCCGTCGGGCCGGCCGGGTCCTGATCATCCGCGGCACGCTGCCGCGCGGCGGGGTGCTTCGCATCTCCCACGCAGGCACGACGCGCACCCTGCGTCGCCTGCCGGCCCGGATCCGGGTCGCCTCGCCTGCGCACCGGGTGATCCCGGCGAGTGTCAGCGTGGCCGGGGTCCGGATCGCGATCGCGATCCGCGTCCCCGCCCTGCGTCGCTAGAGCAGGTCGCCCTCTCGGGGCTCCTGGAGCGCCGGGGCTGCCGCTATCAGGCTGCCGCTCGGATCGAGACCGCTTTCTGAGAGCTCGGTGTAGAGCCGGAAGGCCTGATCCGGTGCTTCGGACTCGAGTATCTCCCCGAGGGTCGTGATCGCCGCGCCGAGGCGCTCCGACAGCTCGGCCTCGGCCTCCCTCAGCCGCTCTGCGGTTTCATGGACCTCGAACATGCGCCCGAAGTCGCCTGCGATCCCCGAGTCATCGATCTGGCTCCGCAGGCGGCCCCGCTCAGCGACTGATGCCAGGAGGGCCTGACATCCGGACTGGACGGCGCGGACGCGGCCTCCCAGATGAGGGGCGACACGGTCCTCGAGGCCACGGAAGACGAGCACCAGGTCGAGGACGGTGTCGATCGCGGCGGGATCTCGGATGGGCACGCCGGCATGGTCTCAAACTCAGTGCGCCGCCGCGTGCCGTACCCGGGTGTTCTCAGGTGACCCTCAGACGGTCCCGGTGCGTAACAACTCTGATCCCTGTGAGAGCGACGATGACATCCGCCGTAGTCCATGAGGAGGTGCTGATCCTCGAGCGTGCATCCGAGGGAGATGAGCGTGCCCTCGAGCTGCTGTATGACCTCTACGCGCCGGCGGCCTACGGCCTCGCGGTGCGGATGGTCGGGGAGCGCCGCGAGGCGGAGGACGTCGTCCAGGAGGCCTTCATGACGCTGTGGCGCTCCGGAGCGCGCCAGTTCGATCCGGAGCGGGGCACCGCCCGCGGATGGTTCATGGCCTCGGTGCGCAACCGCGCCTTGGATCACCTGCGCGCACGGGCCCGCCACAACCGCCGGGTCGCAGTGGCAGAGCAGGCGGCCCGGGTCGTGTCCCAGGTCGAGGCACCGACCGAGGACCTGGTCATCGCCGTCGCCCAGCAGAGCGCCGCCCGGGAGGTGCTGGCCACGCTCGGCGAGGATCAGCGTCGGGTGATCGAGCTCGCCTACTTCGACGGGCTCACCCACCGGGAGATCGCCGCGGATCTCGGAGTCCCCACGGGGACGGTCAAGAGCCGTCTCCGGGTCGGCCTGGAGAAGATGCGCACGGAGCTGAGGGAGCGGGGATGGGCGACGTGACCGACAATCACGCCCGCTTCGGCGATCTGCTCGCCGTCGCGGCGCTCGGTGCCGCGGATCCTGATGAGGTGGCAGAGGTGCGCGCCCACGCCACTGAGTGCGTCGTCTGCGCCGACGAGCTCCTCGGTCTGGAGAAGGCAGCGGGGGTGCTGGCCCTTGCGGTCGCCGACTGCGAGCCGCCGGATCGCCTCCGCGCGCGCGTCCTGAACGCCGCCTGGTCGGAATCCGCCCCTGCTAGCGACGCCGCGCAGCCGCCGGCCCGCGTCCAGGGCGTCGTCCACGACCTCCGCGCATGGCTCGCCTCCCGGGCTCCCCGGGGTCGTTTCCTCGTGCCCGTCGCGACCGCGGCCCTCGTCCTCGTCGTCGGTCTCGGGTCTCTCGATAGGTCCGAGACCGCTTCGCCGGTGGCTTCGGCGACCGCGCTCGTCGGCCTCGGGGCCGAAGGCCAGGACTCGGCGGGGAGCATCGCCCGGTTCGAGGAGTCGGATGTCTCCTACATCTCCGCGCGCGGGCTGCCTGCGCCTGACAGCGGCACGGAGTATGTGGTCTGGCGTATCCGCGATGGACGCTCGCAGGCTCTCGGCGTCCTCGAGGGGGCGAACCCGAGCGCGGTCATCGTCCGCGGTGTCAGCGCCGGCGACGAGATCGCCGTCACGCTCGAACCTGTCTCTGACCGGCTTCCCAGCCGCCCGAGCAGCCCTCCTGTGATGAGCGGCTCGATCGCCTGAGCTGAGGCATCTCCAGGTACGAAGGCTGAGCTGCAGGGGCACCCAGGTGACGTAGTGTCATCACATGCCTCGCTCCCTCGGCCCGGCCCCCGCCGGGCTCATCGTTCGAGACAGCCGGCGCCTTGTCTGCCAGAACGGCACGAGCAACAAGGAGTACATCGGCGAGATCTGTGAGGACCCGCGACAGCCCGGGGTCTGGTTCGGGGTCTGCCGCTGGGGCCGGATCGGCGCCGCGAGCAGCGACTCACTCGTCGCTCGCGGCCCGAGCTTCCGGGCCGTCGCGAGCGAGGTCCACACGAAGCTCCAACAGAAGCTGAGGGGCCGTGGCTCCTCGGTCTACCAGACCGACGACGGCGCGCCGCTCCGCTTCTTCACCGAGCCATCAGCCACTCCGGTGCCCGAGCCCGAGCCGGTCGTCGAGGCCGCCCCGGCCCCGAGCTACCGCAGCGTCAGCGATCTCATGAGGCGCCACTCCCGCTGAGGTGAGTGTGGGAGTGGCGCCGCCTCCAAGTCGGAGGCCGAGCGCGCACCTCCCAATCCCCCACTGTCCGTTGGGTTGTGCGTCCCGGGGACGCGCGATGTTCCCTGGCGGTTCATCACGGGCGGGGAGTAGACGGCAGGGAGATATCGTCGGAATCGACCCTTGACCATTGGGGAGGTGGCTCGGGACCTTCCAGGGCATAGGGTCGGCCCTGCCCGCCTCCGAACAAGCGCAGCAACCTTGCGACGCCTCACCGCCCTCATAGTCTCATCGGTCCTCGCAGCAGTGGCTCTCTGGCTACCCTCGGGCGGTGCCGCGCACTCGGGAGCAAGCGAGCTCGCCGGCCTGAACGCGTTTCGCGCGCTCCACGGCCTCACACCCGATCTGCAGTTGGACGACAAGCTCTCGTCTCTCTGTCGCGCGCGCAACGAGTTCTTCGCACAGCATCCGACCCAGTCCGGGCACGCGCTCTCGCCTGACCTGCCCGGCTACAGCACCCAGGCTGCCATCGGCGCTGCGATCTCGGGACTCGGCTTCGGAAGCTTCGCGACACCGAGCACCCCCTTCTACCGATACACCGGCGTCGGACGCGGGACCTCAGCGGCGTACCACTTGGCGCCCCTCATCTCCCCGCGGGTCACTCACTTCGGAGCGGACTCGCTCGGCGGCGTCTTCTGCGGCAATGGGTTCGAAGGCTACTTCGACGAATCCCTTCCCGGGTTTGTCGAGGGGACGATGGGCACGATCCGGTACGTCGCCCGTCCTCCCGACCCTGTCGGGCGCGTCTACACCTTCCCGGGGCCGGGAATGCCGGTCCCGTATGAGGAGTTCACCGGAGGAGAGAGACCGATCGGCATCCCGGAGGCGACGGGGTTGCCGTCGACCCACGGCCCGGTCCTCTGGGTGATGCCGTACGGGGGCGTGATGGCGGGAGAGTTCGCCTACTACGCCGACCACGCCCAAGTGGTGGGCCCGGAAGGGGCGGTCGCCGTTCGGACGATCGATATCTCACACCCGGGCGTGCCTACCGGCAACAGTGGATACGCTCACACCGCCTCGGTGCCAGACGGCGTCCTGATCGTCGTCGACGCGCCATTGAAGCCGCTCACCCGCTACACCGCGACCGCCACGGTGCGTGGCTACTCGACAGGGCGGACGCTGAGCCACACGTGGTCGTTCACGACAGGGCGGCCCGAGCCGCAGGAGACCCAGGAAGAACTGAACGCATCGGCGGGGCCCTGGACCCGGCCGGCACCGCGGCCGCAGCTCACGCCGCTGCGACGCGTCTGGCGACAGCGCC
This DNA window, taken from Miltoncostaea oceani, encodes the following:
- a CDS encoding anti-sigma factor, giving the protein MTDNHARFGDLLAVAALGAADPDEVAEVRAHATECVVCADELLGLEKAAGVLALAVADCEPPDRLRARVLNAAWSESAPASDAAQPPARVQGVVHDLRAWLASRAPRGRFLVPVATAALVLVVGLGSLDRSETASPVASATALVGLGAEGQDSAGSIARFEESDVSYISARGLPAPDSGTEYVVWRIRDGRSQALGVLEGANPSAVIVRGVSAGDEIAVTLEPVSDRLPSRPSSPPVMSGSIA
- a CDS encoding RNA polymerase sigma factor, producing the protein MTSAVVHEEVLILERASEGDERALELLYDLYAPAAYGLAVRMVGERREAEDVVQEAFMTLWRSGARQFDPERGTARGWFMASVRNRALDHLRARARHNRRVAVAEQAARVVSQVEAPTEDLVIAVAQQSAAREVLATLGEDQRRVIELAYFDGLTHREIAADLGVPTGTVKSRLRVGLEKMRTELRERGWAT
- a CDS encoding S8/S53 family peptidase encodes the protein MATGISVLFACTVATAAPASVAVIDTSSSAGAGLLPGVVLAEGPAGADPRSHGSLMSVAIAAPWGSAPGAPVVHYNCATPQELIDGACALRSITDAAERGVGVISLSWSFPMASVPEAYRAEFAAVVARARAQGTLVFAAAYSGGPTFPADLPGVVSVGAAEANGSPIDPADNAAIRVATQNAPGRDASGVEIVRLGSSFATAEVAGQAARIISEEPGAGLDRVLARIDRTLGRSAPGAAGPVAAAHSGSQSRPGRATAPGPSVASLRRQLQKSITTRRAGRVLIIRGTLPRGGVLRISHAGTTRTLRRLPARIRVASPAHRVIPASVSVAGVRIAIAIRVPALRR
- a CDS encoding 5' nucleotidase, NT5C type, producing the protein MRTTVPAGGRASPRHLERLDAVAYGQWQETLRSLHDESALHLHLPPQGQPGLRCDGSASPVIALDLDSTVFPLIDAVASIPGNEDFSMSEVSHWDYLIGRFGGIAPMMELLEAAMHPDRSLHVAPYAGCREVLTEIIEAHNARLVVMTDRPLRCVGHTREYLDHHDLPYSAILCGRMSDKITISRLLGARTIIDDRPSTLEAAHAAGMATLTLAHPYNASVRSELGIAPADDWNQLAPALAAALAA
- a CDS encoding CAP domain-containing protein; its protein translation is MRRLTALIVSSVLAAVALWLPSGGAAHSGASELAGLNAFRALHGLTPDLQLDDKLSSLCRARNEFFAQHPTQSGHALSPDLPGYSTQAAIGAAISGLGFGSFATPSTPFYRYTGVGRGTSAAYHLAPLISPRVTHFGADSLGGVFCGNGFEGYFDESLPGFVEGTMGTIRYVARPPDPVGRVYTFPGPGMPVPYEEFTGGERPIGIPEATGLPSTHGPVLWVMPYGGVMAGEFAYYADHAQVVGPEGAVAVRTIDISHPGVPTGNSGYAHTASVPDGVLIVVDAPLKPLTRYTATATVRGYSTGRTLSHTWSFTTGRPEPQETQEELNASAGPWTRPAPRPQLTPLRRVWRQRLVKLRLTVPVATRRIQIRVAGAPMVSRKPAKTILVRLPARLGRHLIRVKALPSGRVLRAVVVRKAHRGRDR
- the tyrS gene encoding tyrosine--tRNA ligase codes for the protein MDCLPVGDLERKLALGRPLRVKFGVDPTAPDIHLGHTVPLLKLREFQDQGHTVVLIIGDWTARVGDPSGRSATRPLIDPEAVEHNAATYADQAFRILDPERTEVRRNGEWFAQMGLSEVFRLAGSATVNQILHRKDFAERLKRQQPVSMLEMLYPLMQAYDSVRVGSDVEIGGTDQLFNLMMARDLQGQFGAADSQSVLTMPLLVGVDGAAKMSKSLGNQIGVTDAPEEQFGRVMRLPDEAMPSWFEILAPDVAMPPDPLHAKRELARLIVARSHGQPAATEAQSKFDHTVSRGEVPEDAPSLVMAERRGEVHLPALITEHLGVASRNEARRLIGSGAVSVDGRRLTDLDVPAADLIGGTLRVGRRRYLRIA